In Microcaecilia unicolor chromosome 1, aMicUni1.1, whole genome shotgun sequence, the following are encoded in one genomic region:
- the LOC115460234 gene encoding splicing factor 3B subunit 5-like: MMDRYTIHSQLEHLQSKYIRMDHANTTKWEWLVNQHRVSYCSYMGHFGLLNYFTVAENKSKAQVCFNLMEKILQRCGPPLDKLEES, from the coding sequence ATGATGGACCGTTACACCATCCACAGCCAGCTTGAGCACCTGCAGTCCAAGTACATCAGAATGGACCACGCCAACACCACCAAGTGGGAATGGCTGGTGAACCAGCACCGAGTCTCCTACTGCTCTTACATGGGCCACTTTGGCCTGCTCAACTACTTCACCGTGGCTGAGAATAAGAGCAAGGCCCAGGTCTGCTTCAATCTGATGGAGAAGATTCTGCAGCGCTGTGGGCCGCCCCTCGACAAGCTCGAGGAGTCCTAG